A genomic region of uncultured Methanobrevibacter sp. contains the following coding sequences:
- a CDS encoding 30S ribosomal protein S7, whose product MSKLFNKWDLDEVKVEDLGLVKYICLDETLVPHTSGRHVKRQFAKSKVSIIERLMNKIMRTHLNSGKKNKAYNIVKDALEIINKRTKKNPVQVLVTAVENTAPREETTRIKYGGIGYQVAVDISPQRRVDLSLGFLTRGTLQSSFKNRKSVAECLADELILASEEDSRSFALQKAEEKERVAKAAH is encoded by the coding sequence TAGTAAAATATATCTGCTTAGATGAAACTTTAGTTCCACATACTTCTGGTAGACACGTAAAAAGACAATTCGCAAAATCTAAAGTATCAATCATTGAAAGATTAATGAATAAAATTATGAGAACCCATCTCAACTCAGGTAAGAAAAACAAAGCTTACAACATAGTTAAAGATGCTTTAGAAATTATCAATAAAAGAACTAAAAAGAATCCTGTTCAAGTTTTAGTTACTGCAGTTGAAAACACTGCACCTCGTGAAGAAACTACCCGTATCAAATACGGTGGTATCGGTTATCAGGTTGCTGTGGACATTTCCCCACAGAGAAGAGTTGACCTTTCATTAGGATTCTTGACCAGAGGTACTTTACAATCTTCATTCAAAAACAGAAAATCTGTTGCTGAATGTTTAGCTGATGAATTAATCCTTGCATCTGAAGAAGATTCAAGAAGTTTCGCTTTACAAAAAGCTGAAGAGAAAGAAAGAGTTGCTAAAGCAGCACACTAA